The DNA sequence TCCGCCGCCTTCACCGCCTCCTCCAGGGCCGCGGCCTCGTCCGAAACCCCCTCCAGGGCCTTGACCGCGGGGATCAGGGCGTCCAGCATGGTCTTGTCCCCGGCCTCCGCCTTCCCAAGGGCCTCTATGCCCTTGAGCCCCTCCGAAAGGGCCTCCCGAAGGTCCGACAGGTCCGCCTCAGGCTTACCGGAGAGCTTCTGGGACATCTTCATGAACAAGGTGCCGTACAGGGGGCCCGAAGCTCCACCAACGCTTCCCATCAAGACCATCGCCACGTCCTTGAACAGCCCACCAAGATCGGGGTAGCTGCCGGCTAAAACCTTCTCGTGGGCCTTGTTGAAGCCCCGGCTCATGTTTATGCCGTGGTCCGCGTCCCCTATGGCGGAGTCCAGCTGGGTGAGGTAGTCCCTGTGGGCATCCATGGCATCCCTGGCCTTCGACACAAAGGCCTTGGCCCCTTCAACGGTGAGCGGCATGGTTACCTTCCCCACCTTAACGCCGGGGTGTGGACCGGGTAGTCCCACAGGGCCTTGAGCTGGCTGTCCAGCTTCAGCAGGGTTATGGAGAAGCCCTGCATCTCCAGGCTGGTTATGTAGTTCCCCACCAGGCTCCGGGAGACCTCTATGCCCTTCTCGTCCAGGAAGTCCTTGAGGTCCTTGTAGGCTATGAAGAGCTCCATGAGCGGAGTGCCCCCCATGCCGTTGACGAAGGCCAGCACCTGGTCCCCCTTCTCAAAGGGAAGGTCCGACACTATAGCCTCCCCCATGGTGCGCACCATGTCCCTGACCTGGGTCATGGGGCGCCGC is a window from the Thermanaerothrix sp. genome containing:
- the dhaL gene encoding dihydroxyacetone kinase subunit DhaL, translating into MPLTVEGAKAFVSKARDAMDAHRDYLTQLDSAIGDADHGINMSRGFNKAHEKVLAGSYPDLGGLFKDVAMVLMGSVGGASGPLYGTLFMKMSQKLSGKPEADLSDLREALSEGLKGIEALGKAEAGDKTMLDALIPAVKALEGVSDEAAALEEAVKAAEQGMLATVPMQARKGRASYLGERSVGHQDPGATSSYLLLSCLKDAILGVRP